A genomic window from Lotus japonicus ecotype B-129 chromosome 1, LjGifu_v1.2 includes:
- the LOC130733530 gene encoding peroxidase P7-like yields the protein MVIRETTNYLVCVIYERTQMASFHFFLLVLVATARVLGADAELSTNFYSCSCPKLLPIVNNGVAKAIQKEARIGASLLRLHFHDCFVNGCDASILLDDTSNFIGEQTAAANNRSARGFNVIDGIKANLEKQCPGVVSCADVLALAARDSVVQLGGPSWEVGLGRRDSTTASRGTANNTIPGPFLSLSGLITNFANQGLSVTDLVALSGAHTIGLAQCKNFRAHIYNDSNIDASYAKFLKSKCPRSGNDNLNEPLDRQTPIHFDNLYFKNLMDKKVLLHSDQQLFNGGSTDNLVKKYATDRAAFFKDFAKGMVKLSNIKPLTGSKGQIRINCGKVN from the exons ATGGTTATAAGAGAAACCACCAATTATTTGGTTTGTGTCATCTACGAGAGAACTCAAATGGCTTCTTTCCACTTCTTCTTGCTTGTTCTGGTGGCCACTGCTAGAGTTTTAGGAGCAGATGCTGAACTATCTACAAACTTTTACTCTTGCAGCTGCCCAAAACTGTTGCCTATAGTGAACAATGGAGTTGCTAAAGCCATTCAGAAAGAAGCTCGCATAGGAGCTTCCTTACTTCGATTGCACTTCCATGACTGCTTTGTAAAC GGATGTGATGCATCAATACTATTGGATGACACAAGCAACTTCATAGGAGAGCAAACGGCAGCAGCTAACAACAGATCAGCTAGAGGCTTCAACGTGATTGATGGTATTAAAGCCAATTTGGAGAAACAATGCCCTGGTGTAGTGTCCTGTGCTGATGTTCTTGCTCTGGCTGCTAGAGACTCTGTTGTT CAGTTAGGGGGTCCTTCATGGGAAGTGGGGTTGGGAAGAAGGGATTCAACCACCGCAAGTAGGGGCACTGCTAATAACACCATCCCAGGACCCTTCCTCAGTCTATCTGGTCTCATCACAAATTTTGCTAACCAAGGCCTCTCTGTTACAGACTTGGTTGCTCTCTCAG GGGCACATACCATTGGCCTGGCTCAATGCAAAAATTTCAGAGCACACATCTACAATGACTCCAACATTGATGCCTCCTACGCCAAGTTCCTGAAGAGTAAATGCCCCAGAAGTGGCAATGACAATTTAAACGAACCCCTTGACCGCCAAACTCCAATCCATTTCGATAATCTATACTTCAAGAATTTGATGGATAAAAAAGTTCTTCTTCACTCTGACCAGCAGCTCTTCAATGGCGGTTCCACCGACAATCTGGTGAAAAAATATGCTACTGATAGAGCTGCATTCTTTAAGGACTTTGCCAAGGGCATGGTCAAACTGAGCAACATTAAGCCTCTCACAGGAAGCAAGGGGCAGATCAGAATCAATTGCGGGAAAGTGAATTAA
- the LOC130733531 gene encoding uncharacterized protein LOC130733531, translated as MEANRTRNRTRRRNPLSDRTNLPSSTVPIKPTTKPNPLPLPLSSSSSTSSTVLIKPPTKRANATTIPDAASNPSSPPPPVPSTPVLKSSSIHGTVVLVDHEAASESHTPISITYSRSNKRKGKGKDVAVPESRAPDLNVSSSRKDKGKAVAIPVSRTPDFTVSDHRKDKGKALAIPVSRTPDLKVYNNREGVNLSKAKAWTVPCRKKQRSVPSAEDMFKDPLLQEFIEKQKAYFKAVDEFELPEEEVESDDQLD; from the exons ATGGAAGCTAATCGAACACGAAACCGCACTCGCAGAAGAAACCCACTCTCCGATCGCACCAACCTTCCCTCTTCCACCGTTCCCATCAAACCCACCACCAAACCcaaccctcttcctcttcctctctcttcttcttcatcaacctcTTCTACTGTACTCATCAAACCTCCCACCAAACGCGCCAATGCTACCACGATTCCCGATGCTGCCTCAAACCCTAGCTCCCCTCCTCCGCCCGTTCCTTCCACCCCTGTGCTCAAATCATCGTCTATTCACG GGACTGTTGTTCTTGTTGATCATGAAGCTGCTTCTGAGAGTCACACGCCTATCTCAATAACCTACAGCCGTTCAAATAAAAGGAAGGGTAAAGGGAAGGATGTGGCTGTTCCTGAGAGTCGTGCGCCTGATTTGAACGTCTCTAGTAGTAGGAAGGATAAAGGGAAGGCAGTGGCCATTCCTGTTAGTCGCACGCCTGATTTTACGGTTTCTGATCATAGGAAGGATAAAGGGAAGGCATTGGCCATTCCTGTAAGTCGCACGCCTGATTTGAAGGTCTACAATAATAG AGAAGGTGTGAATCTATCCAAGGCCAAGGCATGGACAGTTCCTTGTAGAAAG AAACAGCGTTCTGTACCATCTGCTGAAGATATGTTCAAGGATCCCCTGCtgcaagaatttatcgaaaaacaaAAAGCTTACTTTAAAGCAGTTGATGAATTTGAACTGCCAGAGGAGGAAGTTGAATCTGATGACCAGCTAGATTAA